In Bombus vancouverensis nearcticus chromosome 1, iyBomVanc1_principal, whole genome shotgun sequence, a single genomic region encodes these proteins:
- the LOC117160757 gene encoding uncharacterized protein LOC117160757 isoform X2 yields the protein MSETRHHLHSVSDLYAADEIEVLLLEEIRDLELPASAYSRPEDIQDFDIGSRTGGQISSQPLELDSPGVHSTVHSWDSHANYHGHYGYGDHHGSSSNALAWPRASHLVLYCDIQGHLKTAIGVIRLLLLISSAACLATLCSSGTAKVSLFMLPLIGRLRFMIFVAVFCFLVTALLLFLDISHVIYVFPFNWAKLNAWIFTGIGLSYALSSALLACSIWEYHSGGWVPKRTRSQLSAAAALGLSCAILAFLLSWIHGRSGSSCRSSDSRNHTPTQLYKPVDNSSSSGVTLKERSPKRPASWAVKNQQSRKQNIDSDTNTNNGHHSNDNHTKYKQDANRKDHWASAREHFLHTQETNEDIQRSDVDIERRRRRRRRDGDSSSGDGNLISTKTNSGHILEDNKSRRVPRKLPLQSVEQSRPWPGAEHRGSGSIQIRNKTLQMPVNNKAQDYCGIDESSSMQVTQNGFHWEMECTSSNSMEKAAEIAMDRTAMWTGQWHPPPDDVQPCSSKTIDPYSFA from the exons ATGAGCGAGACTCGGCATCATCTTCACTCGGTTTCGGACTTGTATGCAGCCGACGAGATAGAAGTACTTCTCTTAGAAGAGATTCGTGACCTGGAACTACCAGCCTCTGCATATTCTAGACCTGAGGACATTCAGGACTTTGATATTG GCAGTAGAACAGGGGGGCAAATTAGCTCCCAACCTTTGGAGCTGGATTCACCAGGGGTCCATTCAACAGTCCATTCATGGGACTCACATGCTAATTATCATGGTCACTATGGCTATGGTGATCACCATGGCTCTTCCTCAAATGCTTTGGCTTGGCCAAGAGCAAGTCATTTGGTACTTTATTGTGACATACAGGGACATCTTAAAACTGCTATTGGTGTTATTAGACTTTTACTACTT ATATCATCTGCAGCGTGTTTGGCAACATTATGCAGCTCCGGCACTGCCAAGGTCAGCTTATTTATGTTGCCTTTAATCGGGCGGCTGCGTTTCATGATCTTTGTAGCAGTTTTCTGTTTTTTGGTCACTGCATTGCTCCTCTTCCTTGATATTTCGCATGTTATATATGTTTTTCCTTTCAATTGGGCAAAATTG AATGCTTGGATATTCACTGGTATAGGCTTATCTTATGCCTTGAGTAGTGCATTATTAGCATGCTCTATATGGGAATATCACAGTGGTGGCTGGGTGCCAAAACGCACTCGGTCTCAGTTGTCTGCAGCGGCAGCGCTTGGATTGTCATGTGCTATTTTAGCCTTCTTACTTTCATGGATACATGGTCGCAGTGGATCAAGTTGTAGGAGTTCAGATAGTCGCAATCATACACCAACACAACTTTATAAGCCTGTTGACAATTCTTCCTCTTCGGGA gTTACTCTCAAAGAGCGGAGCCCTAAGAGGCCTGCTTCATGGGCTGTCAAAAATCAACAGTCAAGGAAACAAAATATAGACAGTGATACAAACACAAATAATGGCCATCACAGCAATGATAATCATACAAAATACAAGCAAGATGCCAATAGAAAAGATCACTGGGCTTCTGCAAGGGAACACTTCTTACATACCCAAGAAACTAACGAAGATATTCAAAGAAGTGATGTCGATATTgaaaggagaaggagaaggcGAAGAAGAGATGGTGATAGTAGTTCAGGCGATGGAAATCTAATAAGTACCAAAACCAATAGTGGTCATATTCTGGAGGATAATAAATCTAGACGGGTGCCGCGGAAATTACCTCTACAGTCGGTAGAACAATCCCGACCTTGGCCTGGTGCTGAACATAGAGGCAGTGGTTCTAtacaaattagaaataaaacttTACAAATGCCAGTGAACAATAAAGCACAGGACTATTGTGGCATAGATGAATCTAGTTCAATGCAAGTGACTCAAAATGGTTTCCACTGGGAAATGGAATGTACATCTAGCAACAGTATGGAGAAAGCAGCAGAAATAGCTATGGATCGTACTGCCATGTGGACTGGACAATGGCATCCACCACCTGATGACGTCCAACCTTGTTCTAGCAAAACTATTGATCCTTACAGCTTTGCCTGA
- the LOC117160759 gene encoding LOW QUALITY PROTEIN: uncharacterized protein LOC117160759 (The sequence of the model RefSeq protein was modified relative to this genomic sequence to represent the inferred CDS: deleted 1 base in 1 codon) → MEIKSSSNTITENRNAMINITSTFENFPWTALQQSSKGTNIIKAINQLLSMYHPNDGIIAYERVLKALLILSENLDSDLQQQIISMVPLPKGVSNDKIRNLIFKITELIKAPNNKSLCQKITMTPEESNTEILNEDSEIHLNQNILLDTSQNLELHEKFASSVPEVFKGFPPNEISTIHNHVNYMYDTLNYNIPYIKPHVNSKQSFSLNTNEEEESLKLQSTLKWFHTPHLLYKTNLYRNSASGYQQRFFKSMDDKYFQLSIDRFNNWNQCNIANMPYALHQDTTCLKELYKNGIISNKQNKNEIFNLKITYDDRFVESETNCEILHNSDVNKNFKKYSNLNKNKIFDMEVQEHFKQELKNEQAIQQDIYKMDVVYCEEERKDTIINIQMTLQTLEEENLMVHKKLKTSLQNFLKRVEQETLIMAVANSLGISSVENFTKYDPYYSNHSYQEQQLLQRGPLIVNPQFAVHAMTQSKLSNIHNTPYAWMKYNSWKHPTMKQLRLPQQFPFQVSRNKKCYIFLFFHSVLERNSVLHYVKTMDIQCFAQDKSKRMKQSVQRKKLEDIVGKLKEIENSNMNN, encoded by the exons ATGGAGATAAAAAGCTCTTCTAATA CAATTACGGAAAATAGGAATgccatgataaatattacttccacatttgaaaattttccatGGACTGCTTTACAGCAAAGTTCAAAAGGCACGAATATTATTAAAGCAATAAATCAATTGCTAAGTATGTACCATCCTAATGATGGTATAATTGCATATGAACGTGTATTAAAAgctttacttatattatctgaAAATTTGGATAGCGACTTACAACAACAGATAATTTCTATGGTACCGTTACCAAAAGGTGTCTCAAATGATAAAATAAGAAATCTGATATTTAAAATTActgaattaattaaagcacCCAATAACAAGTCATTGTGTCAAAA AATTACTATGACACCTGAAGAATCTAATACAGAAATATTAAATGAAGACTCAGAAATTCATCTAAACCAAAATATTTTACTTGACACATCTCAAAATCTTGAATTGCATGAAAAATTTGCATCTTCAGTACCTGAAGTGTTCAAAGGTTTTCCtcctaatgaaatttcaacaatTCATAATCATGTGAATTATATGTATGATACATTGAACTACAATATTCCATATATAAAACCTCACGTTAATAGCAAACAAAGTTTTTCATTAAATACTAATGAAGAAGAAGAATCATTAAAACTTCAGTCAACATTGAAATGGTTCCATACTCCTCATCTTTTGTATAAAACTAATCTTTATCGAAATTCTGCATCTGGTTACCAACAAAGATTTTTTAAATCAATGGATGATAAGTACTTCCAGTTGTCCATTGATAGATTCAATAACTGGAATCAGTGCAATATAGCTAACATGCCTTATGCACTCCATCAG gATACTACATGTTtaaaagaattatataaaaatggcATAATTTCAAATAAACAGAATAAGAATGAGATCTTCAATTTGAAAATAACATATGATGATAGATTTGTAGAATCAGAAACAAATTGTGAGATTTTACATAATAGTGATGTAAATAAAAACTTCAAAAAGTATAGTAAtttgaacaaaaataaaatttttgacATGGAAGTTCAAGAACATTTTAAACAAGAATTAAAGAATGAACAAGCAATTCaacaagatatatataaaatggaTGTTGTATATtgtgaagaagaaagaaaagatacaATAATAAACATACAG ATGACACTACAAACATTAGAAGAAGAGAATTTAATGGTGCATAAGAAACTTAAAACAAGCTTGCAGAACTTTTTAAAACGTGTAGAACAGGAAACTTTAATCA tGGCAGTGGCAAATTCCTTGGGAATATCATCTGTAGAAAATTTCACAAAATATGATCCATATTATTCCAATCATTCCTATCAGGAGCAGCAATTATTACAACGTGGACCATTAATTGTTAATCCACAATTTGCAGTACATGCTATGACACAATCAAAATTATCAAATATACATAACACTCCATATGCTTGGATGAAATACAACAGTTGGAAACATCCAACCATGAAACAATTAAGACTTCCACAGCAG TTCCCATTTCAAGTTTCAAGGAATAAA AAAtgctatattttcttattttttcattct gTGTTGGAAAGGAATTCTGTACTACATTATGTAAAGACAATGGATATTCAATGTTTTGCGCAAGATAAAAGTAAACGAATGAAGCAAAGTGTACAACGTAAAAAGTTAGAAGACATAGTTGGGAAATTGAAAGAGATAGAAAACAGCaatatgaataattaa
- the ICA69 gene encoding islet cell autoantigen 1-like protein isoform X1: protein MIFINNRNGPGISGNTFDRWVQMTNMHDDSTITKMQHQFWVTKQTLSRKLGKKEDECIVASDAELDAKLELFRSIQESCSYLQRIIDKYQERLCNLAQEENAMGRFLKDAGKQDKTRAGKMMTAVGKSLSYSGQQRLALRAPLGRLYQEVETFRQRAIEDTLQKVQAMEKARTEYRAALSWMKNISQELDPDTSKQLERFRKVQTCVRQGKIAFDNLALDCLQKVDLLAAARCNMFSHALVLYQSTLLNFTEKSAQAYSTIASSFKGYQRYDFMVVRELAEPSSKLAQETGGDDDLDEKEKLSIFDMDYHDSVEEAEEVQPAKQNTVEIDKQDEKLLDIDYETKDIKGLEELDMNSSSSNNEITSQSTSNIEHKENLDQLFENLILDNATHSNMQEGNQSELDRKFGEQSLTMDIFNKSDTNLNLADFSSLEEQNSREQSLQFLTSENMVLLNDILTDKQNADNEWDAISHDTFLPPNILKQSLGDAALGIGQKSMPTINMGDKKKNKTGKKGNSWLDLFAELDPLANNPMENLSDNSNASA from the exons ATGATATTTAtaaa TAACAGAAACGGACCAGGTATATCAGGAAATACTTTTGATCGTTGGGTACAGATGACCAATATGCACGACGATTCTACTATCACAAAAATGCAACATCAGTTTTGGGTTACGAAACAAACTTTATCACGAAAGTTAGGTAAAAAGGAAGATGAATGTATAGTAGCGTCCGATGCAGAATTGGATGCTAAATTAGAACTGTTTCGTAGCATTCAGGAATCTTGTTCTTATTTACAAAGAATTATTGACAAATATCAGGAGCGATTGTGCA ATCTTGCACAAGAAGAAAATGCAATGGGACGGTTCCTTAAAGATGCTGGTAAACAAGATAAAACTAGAGCTGGCAAGATGATGACAGCAGTTGGAAAATCTTTATCATATTCTGGTCAACAAAGACTTGCATTAAGAGCACCATTAGGACGTTTGTATCAGGAAGTAGAAACATTTAGACAAAGAGCTATTGAAGACACACTGCAAAAGGTCCAAGCAATGGAAAAAGCTCGTACAGAGTACAGAGCTGCTCTGTCAtggatgaaaaatatttctcagGAATTAGATCCTGATACATCAAAACAATTAGAAAGATTTCGTAAAGTTCAAACATGTGTAAGACA AGGTAAAATAGCCTTTGATAATCTGGCTTTAGATTGCCTTCAAAAGGTAGATCTATTAGCAGCAGCAAGATGTAATATGTTTAGCCATGCTTTAGTTTTATATCAGAGTACACTtctaaattttactgaaaaatctGCACAAGCATATTCTACAATAGCAAGCAGTTTTAAAGGCTATCAACGATATGATTTTATGGTAGTAAGAGAACTAGCTGAACCCTCAAGTAAATTAGCTCAAGAAACTGGAGGTGACGATGATCTCGATGAAAAAGAGAA gTTATCAATTTTTGACATGGATTATCATGACAGTGTTGAAGAAGCTGAAGAAGTACAACCAGCCAAACAAAATACAGTTGAAATTGATAAACAAGATGAAAAATTATTGGATATTGATTATGAGACAAAAGATATTAAAGGGTTGGAAGAATTAGACATGAATTCCAGTTCCTCGAATAATGAAATTACTTCACAGTCTACGTCTAATATAGAACATAAGGAGAATCTCGATCAActttttgaaaatttaattctaGATAACGCCACTCATAGTAATATGcaagaaggaaatcaatctgaacTTGATAGAAAGTTTGGTGAACAAAGTTTAACGATGGATATATTTAACAAATCTGATACAAATCTTAATCTGGCTGATTTCTCTTCCTTAGAAGAACAAAATTCAAGAGAGCAATCTTTACAGTTCCTCACATCCGAGAATATGGTACTTTTGAATGATATTCTCACTGATAAACAGAATGCTGataacgaatgggatgcgatatCGCATGATACATTTTTGCCACCGAATATATTGAAACAAAGTTTGGGCGATGCAGCGCTTGGCATTGGGCAAAAGAGCATGCCGACTATCAACATGGGTGACAAG aaaaaaaataagacTGGCAAAAAAGGTAATTCCTGGTTGGATTTATTTGCTGAACTGGACCCTTTGGCTAACAATCCCATGGAAAATCTTTCTGATAACAGTAATGCATCTGCTTAA
- the ICA69 gene encoding islet cell autoantigen 1-like protein isoform X3, translated as MTNMHDDSTITKMQHQFWVTKQTLSRKLGKKEDECIVASDAELDAKLELFRSIQESCSYLQRIIDKYQERLCNLAQEENAMGRFLKDAGKQDKTRAGKMMTAVGKSLSYSGQQRLALRAPLGRLYQEVETFRQRAIEDTLQKVQAMEKARTEYRAALSWMKNISQELDPDTSKQLERFRKVQTCVRQGKIAFDNLALDCLQKVDLLAAARCNMFSHALVLYQSTLLNFTEKSAQAYSTIASSFKGYQRYDFMVVRELAEPSSKLAQETGGDDDLDEKEKLSIFDMDYHDSVEEAEEVQPAKQNTVEIDKQDEKLLDIDYETKDIKGLEELDMNSSSSNNEITSQSTSNIEHKENLDQLFENLILDNATHSNMQEGNQSELDRKFGEQSLTMDIFNKSDTNLNLADFSSLEEQNSREQSLQFLTSENMVLLNDILTDKQNADNEWDAISHDTFLPPNILKQSLGDAALGIGQKSMPTINMGDKKKNKTGKKGNSWLDLFAELDPLANNPMENLSDNSNASA; from the exons ATGACCAATATGCACGACGATTCTACTATCACAAAAATGCAACATCAGTTTTGGGTTACGAAACAAACTTTATCACGAAAGTTAGGTAAAAAGGAAGATGAATGTATAGTAGCGTCCGATGCAGAATTGGATGCTAAATTAGAACTGTTTCGTAGCATTCAGGAATCTTGTTCTTATTTACAAAGAATTATTGACAAATATCAGGAGCGATTGTGCA ATCTTGCACAAGAAGAAAATGCAATGGGACGGTTCCTTAAAGATGCTGGTAAACAAGATAAAACTAGAGCTGGCAAGATGATGACAGCAGTTGGAAAATCTTTATCATATTCTGGTCAACAAAGACTTGCATTAAGAGCACCATTAGGACGTTTGTATCAGGAAGTAGAAACATTTAGACAAAGAGCTATTGAAGACACACTGCAAAAGGTCCAAGCAATGGAAAAAGCTCGTACAGAGTACAGAGCTGCTCTGTCAtggatgaaaaatatttctcagGAATTAGATCCTGATACATCAAAACAATTAGAAAGATTTCGTAAAGTTCAAACATGTGTAAGACA AGGTAAAATAGCCTTTGATAATCTGGCTTTAGATTGCCTTCAAAAGGTAGATCTATTAGCAGCAGCAAGATGTAATATGTTTAGCCATGCTTTAGTTTTATATCAGAGTACACTtctaaattttactgaaaaatctGCACAAGCATATTCTACAATAGCAAGCAGTTTTAAAGGCTATCAACGATATGATTTTATGGTAGTAAGAGAACTAGCTGAACCCTCAAGTAAATTAGCTCAAGAAACTGGAGGTGACGATGATCTCGATGAAAAAGAGAA gTTATCAATTTTTGACATGGATTATCATGACAGTGTTGAAGAAGCTGAAGAAGTACAACCAGCCAAACAAAATACAGTTGAAATTGATAAACAAGATGAAAAATTATTGGATATTGATTATGAGACAAAAGATATTAAAGGGTTGGAAGAATTAGACATGAATTCCAGTTCCTCGAATAATGAAATTACTTCACAGTCTACGTCTAATATAGAACATAAGGAGAATCTCGATCAActttttgaaaatttaattctaGATAACGCCACTCATAGTAATATGcaagaaggaaatcaatctgaacTTGATAGAAAGTTTGGTGAACAAAGTTTAACGATGGATATATTTAACAAATCTGATACAAATCTTAATCTGGCTGATTTCTCTTCCTTAGAAGAACAAAATTCAAGAGAGCAATCTTTACAGTTCCTCACATCCGAGAATATGGTACTTTTGAATGATATTCTCACTGATAAACAGAATGCTGataacgaatgggatgcgatatCGCATGATACATTTTTGCCACCGAATATATTGAAACAAAGTTTGGGCGATGCAGCGCTTGGCATTGGGCAAAAGAGCATGCCGACTATCAACATGGGTGACAAG aaaaaaaataagacTGGCAAAAAAGGTAATTCCTGGTTGGATTTATTTGCTGAACTGGACCCTTTGGCTAACAATCCCATGGAAAATCTTTCTGATAACAGTAATGCATCTGCTTAA
- the ICA69 gene encoding islet cell autoantigen 1-like protein isoform X2, giving the protein MNTYNRNGPGISGNTFDRWVQMTNMHDDSTITKMQHQFWVTKQTLSRKLGKKEDECIVASDAELDAKLELFRSIQESCSYLQRIIDKYQERLCNLAQEENAMGRFLKDAGKQDKTRAGKMMTAVGKSLSYSGQQRLALRAPLGRLYQEVETFRQRAIEDTLQKVQAMEKARTEYRAALSWMKNISQELDPDTSKQLERFRKVQTCVRQGKIAFDNLALDCLQKVDLLAAARCNMFSHALVLYQSTLLNFTEKSAQAYSTIASSFKGYQRYDFMVVRELAEPSSKLAQETGGDDDLDEKEKLSIFDMDYHDSVEEAEEVQPAKQNTVEIDKQDEKLLDIDYETKDIKGLEELDMNSSSSNNEITSQSTSNIEHKENLDQLFENLILDNATHSNMQEGNQSELDRKFGEQSLTMDIFNKSDTNLNLADFSSLEEQNSREQSLQFLTSENMVLLNDILTDKQNADNEWDAISHDTFLPPNILKQSLGDAALGIGQKSMPTINMGDKKKNKTGKKGNSWLDLFAELDPLANNPMENLSDNSNASA; this is encoded by the exons ATGAACACATA TAACAGAAACGGACCAGGTATATCAGGAAATACTTTTGATCGTTGGGTACAGATGACCAATATGCACGACGATTCTACTATCACAAAAATGCAACATCAGTTTTGGGTTACGAAACAAACTTTATCACGAAAGTTAGGTAAAAAGGAAGATGAATGTATAGTAGCGTCCGATGCAGAATTGGATGCTAAATTAGAACTGTTTCGTAGCATTCAGGAATCTTGTTCTTATTTACAAAGAATTATTGACAAATATCAGGAGCGATTGTGCA ATCTTGCACAAGAAGAAAATGCAATGGGACGGTTCCTTAAAGATGCTGGTAAACAAGATAAAACTAGAGCTGGCAAGATGATGACAGCAGTTGGAAAATCTTTATCATATTCTGGTCAACAAAGACTTGCATTAAGAGCACCATTAGGACGTTTGTATCAGGAAGTAGAAACATTTAGACAAAGAGCTATTGAAGACACACTGCAAAAGGTCCAAGCAATGGAAAAAGCTCGTACAGAGTACAGAGCTGCTCTGTCAtggatgaaaaatatttctcagGAATTAGATCCTGATACATCAAAACAATTAGAAAGATTTCGTAAAGTTCAAACATGTGTAAGACA AGGTAAAATAGCCTTTGATAATCTGGCTTTAGATTGCCTTCAAAAGGTAGATCTATTAGCAGCAGCAAGATGTAATATGTTTAGCCATGCTTTAGTTTTATATCAGAGTACACTtctaaattttactgaaaaatctGCACAAGCATATTCTACAATAGCAAGCAGTTTTAAAGGCTATCAACGATATGATTTTATGGTAGTAAGAGAACTAGCTGAACCCTCAAGTAAATTAGCTCAAGAAACTGGAGGTGACGATGATCTCGATGAAAAAGAGAA gTTATCAATTTTTGACATGGATTATCATGACAGTGTTGAAGAAGCTGAAGAAGTACAACCAGCCAAACAAAATACAGTTGAAATTGATAAACAAGATGAAAAATTATTGGATATTGATTATGAGACAAAAGATATTAAAGGGTTGGAAGAATTAGACATGAATTCCAGTTCCTCGAATAATGAAATTACTTCACAGTCTACGTCTAATATAGAACATAAGGAGAATCTCGATCAActttttgaaaatttaattctaGATAACGCCACTCATAGTAATATGcaagaaggaaatcaatctgaacTTGATAGAAAGTTTGGTGAACAAAGTTTAACGATGGATATATTTAACAAATCTGATACAAATCTTAATCTGGCTGATTTCTCTTCCTTAGAAGAACAAAATTCAAGAGAGCAATCTTTACAGTTCCTCACATCCGAGAATATGGTACTTTTGAATGATATTCTCACTGATAAACAGAATGCTGataacgaatgggatgcgatatCGCATGATACATTTTTGCCACCGAATATATTGAAACAAAGTTTGGGCGATGCAGCGCTTGGCATTGGGCAAAAGAGCATGCCGACTATCAACATGGGTGACAAG aaaaaaaataagacTGGCAAAAAAGGTAATTCCTGGTTGGATTTATTTGCTGAACTGGACCCTTTGGCTAACAATCCCATGGAAAATCTTTCTGATAACAGTAATGCATCTGCTTAA
- the LOC117160757 gene encoding uncharacterized protein LOC117160757 isoform X1, with the protein MSETRHHLHSVSDLYAADEIEVLLLEEIRDLELPASAYSRPEDIQDFDIAGSRTGGQISSQPLELDSPGVHSTVHSWDSHANYHGHYGYGDHHGSSSNALAWPRASHLVLYCDIQGHLKTAIGVIRLLLLISSAACLATLCSSGTAKVSLFMLPLIGRLRFMIFVAVFCFLVTALLLFLDISHVIYVFPFNWAKLNAWIFTGIGLSYALSSALLACSIWEYHSGGWVPKRTRSQLSAAAALGLSCAILAFLLSWIHGRSGSSCRSSDSRNHTPTQLYKPVDNSSSSGVTLKERSPKRPASWAVKNQQSRKQNIDSDTNTNNGHHSNDNHTKYKQDANRKDHWASAREHFLHTQETNEDIQRSDVDIERRRRRRRRDGDSSSGDGNLISTKTNSGHILEDNKSRRVPRKLPLQSVEQSRPWPGAEHRGSGSIQIRNKTLQMPVNNKAQDYCGIDESSSMQVTQNGFHWEMECTSSNSMEKAAEIAMDRTAMWTGQWHPPPDDVQPCSSKTIDPYSFA; encoded by the exons ATGAGCGAGACTCGGCATCATCTTCACTCGGTTTCGGACTTGTATGCAGCCGACGAGATAGAAGTACTTCTCTTAGAAGAGATTCGTGACCTGGAACTACCAGCCTCTGCATATTCTAGACCTGAGGACATTCAGGACTTTGATATTG CAGGCAGTAGAACAGGGGGGCAAATTAGCTCCCAACCTTTGGAGCTGGATTCACCAGGGGTCCATTCAACAGTCCATTCATGGGACTCACATGCTAATTATCATGGTCACTATGGCTATGGTGATCACCATGGCTCTTCCTCAAATGCTTTGGCTTGGCCAAGAGCAAGTCATTTGGTACTTTATTGTGACATACAGGGACATCTTAAAACTGCTATTGGTGTTATTAGACTTTTACTACTT ATATCATCTGCAGCGTGTTTGGCAACATTATGCAGCTCCGGCACTGCCAAGGTCAGCTTATTTATGTTGCCTTTAATCGGGCGGCTGCGTTTCATGATCTTTGTAGCAGTTTTCTGTTTTTTGGTCACTGCATTGCTCCTCTTCCTTGATATTTCGCATGTTATATATGTTTTTCCTTTCAATTGGGCAAAATTG AATGCTTGGATATTCACTGGTATAGGCTTATCTTATGCCTTGAGTAGTGCATTATTAGCATGCTCTATATGGGAATATCACAGTGGTGGCTGGGTGCCAAAACGCACTCGGTCTCAGTTGTCTGCAGCGGCAGCGCTTGGATTGTCATGTGCTATTTTAGCCTTCTTACTTTCATGGATACATGGTCGCAGTGGATCAAGTTGTAGGAGTTCAGATAGTCGCAATCATACACCAACACAACTTTATAAGCCTGTTGACAATTCTTCCTCTTCGGGA gTTACTCTCAAAGAGCGGAGCCCTAAGAGGCCTGCTTCATGGGCTGTCAAAAATCAACAGTCAAGGAAACAAAATATAGACAGTGATACAAACACAAATAATGGCCATCACAGCAATGATAATCATACAAAATACAAGCAAGATGCCAATAGAAAAGATCACTGGGCTTCTGCAAGGGAACACTTCTTACATACCCAAGAAACTAACGAAGATATTCAAAGAAGTGATGTCGATATTgaaaggagaaggagaaggcGAAGAAGAGATGGTGATAGTAGTTCAGGCGATGGAAATCTAATAAGTACCAAAACCAATAGTGGTCATATTCTGGAGGATAATAAATCTAGACGGGTGCCGCGGAAATTACCTCTACAGTCGGTAGAACAATCCCGACCTTGGCCTGGTGCTGAACATAGAGGCAGTGGTTCTAtacaaattagaaataaaacttTACAAATGCCAGTGAACAATAAAGCACAGGACTATTGTGGCATAGATGAATCTAGTTCAATGCAAGTGACTCAAAATGGTTTCCACTGGGAAATGGAATGTACATCTAGCAACAGTATGGAGAAAGCAGCAGAAATAGCTATGGATCGTACTGCCATGTGGACTGGACAATGGCATCCACCACCTGATGACGTCCAACCTTGTTCTAGCAAAACTATTGATCCTTACAGCTTTGCCTGA